Below is a genomic region from Streptomyces ferrugineus.
TCCGCGACCTCACTCGATCTGAGCGGCTCAACTGTGCCTGCGCTGCTGGCGGATGGACTCGCCGTGGACGGGGATGTCCGCCTGTCGGGATGTGTCGTCGGCACGAGGCCTGGTGAGCCCATGGCGTTGGGCACCGAGGCGGCTGTCGTACGCGACGCTGCGCAGGGCCCGCACCGGGTGGCAGAGCCGTCCGCCGAGGCGCCACTGCGCCTGGCGGACGCCCGGATTGCGGGCAGTCTTGCGGCAGAGGGACTGCGGCTGCACTCCAGCGGACTGTGGTCCGTGTTCGCTCCCCGCCTGCGGGTCGACGGCGCAGTGCAAGGGCGTGGGCTTGAGGCCACCGGCGCGGTGTATCTGCGCGATGCCCGAATAGCGCACGCGGTGTACTTCAATGCGGCGCAGGTGGGCGGGATCGACGCCACCGGCCTCTCTTGCGGTCGCGGGTTCTATGCCGACTGGGGTTTCCACTCCCGCGGCCAGATCCTGTTGCGAGGAGCAGTGGTCGAATCGGTGGTGACGTTTCACGACGCCACCCTTGCCGGGCCGCGCGGGGAGCTGATCCTGAGCCGACTGATGACGCCGCGGCTGCGTCTTGACCTGCGGGACGCCCCGTCGGGCCGCGTCGTGCTGCGGGACGCGACGGTGGGGGCTCTGGTCGACGACGCCTCCACTTGGCCCGCAGCGGGCCGACTGGACATCGAGGGACTGGTCTACAGGCGTCTGGGCTCCATCGCACCGCTGTCCGTGAAGGACCGGCTGGCCTGGCTCGCCCTGGACCGGGAGGCCGGAGTGAGCGTCTTCGAGCAGCTGGCCGCCTCCTACCAGACCGCGGGTGACGAGCGGGCGGTCAGAACCGTGCGGCATGCCCGCGAGCGGCATCTGCGGCGGGGGGATCGGTTCACCGGCCGGATCTGGGGTGCGGTGCAGGATGTCCTGTTCGGCTATGGGTACGCCCCCCGGCGGGCGTTGCTGTGGTTGCTGGCGCTGGTGGCGGCCGGTTCGGGCTGGTTCTCGGTACATGCGCCGGCGCCGGTGGGCGGGTTGGGGCAGCGGGCTTTCGATCCGGTGCTGTACTGCTTGGATTTGCTGATACCGGTCGTTTCGCTGGGCTATCGCTCGGCCTTTGACCCGGTCGGCTGGGACAAGGCGGTCGCCGTGTTTTTGATCGTGTCGGGATGGGTGTTGGCCACCGCGGTCATCTCGGGGGCCAGCCGAGCGTTGGGGCGCGGGCCATAGTTGGGGCGAGGGCCATAGGGGGCGCGCGTGAATCGGTAGCGCGCCCCGTTGCGCGCCCTTTTCTGCTGCAGTGCGCCCTCTTTTTTTGTCGCCCTGCGGGGCGAAACCGGTCCGGTGCACGGCAGCGTTGTGTGTTCCATACGCAACGCACGGGGCGCCTACGGAAAGCTGGTGGACGAGCAGTTGAGCTTTTCGGGCCGTAGTCGGCACCCGAACCAACCAGAGGTACGGATGAGCGAGAGCGACGACGAGTACTGGGTCGACCTGGTCCAGGACGACGACCTGCTGGGGGGCGCCTTCCTGGTCACCCGCTACTACGCGATGACGCTCACCGACTGTGTCGCCTCGCTCGAGGTGGGCGACCCCGTGGTGCTGCGCATGGTCGACGAAGCCGGCACCGACGTGCGCGGTGAGATCGTCGACCTGCAGCCCGAAGCCGGTCTCGCGCTGATCTCTGTCATCGCCCACCCCGGCCAGTGCCTTCCCACCCCGCGCATGGACCACGCGACCAAGGGCGATGACTGGCGCGCCCCGTACACGCCTCCCCGCGTGCGCCGGCCGCTGCGAGGGACGGTCGACGACGTCGTGCACGACCATCCGCAGGAGGGCCCGTGCCGCATCGCCATTCATCTCGCCACCGATACGCGGGTGCGCAACCATGCCGCCTTCGGCGGCGGACCCGTCGAACGGATCATCGACGAAACGGAGGGGGCTCCCCTGGTCGGCGTGCTGATGTCGCCCGCCTCACCACGGTTCTCGCACAGTCCGCCCCACGGGGTGATCGCCACGTCGATCGACAGTGCGATGGAGGCCTTCCCCGGCCTGTCCGCCCTGGGACTGGCCACCAGCCTGATCGCCGGCGAGTCCCCGTCGTGCCCGCCCGACACGGCGTTGGTCCCGGCACACAGCGCCGCGCTGGCGCAGAAAGAGACGGTGCCCGAGACGGCCGTGCACACCGGGATGCATCTTGAGCCCCCGCCCGAACACCGCGAAGGAGATTCCAACGCCGCCGTGCTGGACATATCACCCACGGCAGAACTCTCCACGTGGTCACCGCAAGAGATCAGAGACCCGGTGCTGAACGCACTGTGCGCCCGAACAGAAGACTATCTGCGTTTTCTCGACCATCTCAGCGACACAGAACTGGTCGAATCACTCGACCTGGATCCATTCCGCGTACGGTCGGTAGGCGACCTCACAGACGCGCTACGCGCCCTCCAACTGCCCGCCGGCGACGAAGGAGGTGAAGCATGATCAATTCATACGAAGACGCCGTGGCACACGCCGAAGAGGCCCTGCGTGAGACCCGCAGCACCGCTGTGCCCGACTCGCTGAAGATGTTCACCGACCGGTGCGCCGCCGGAGACATGCCCGTCTCCGACACCAATCTCACCTTCGTCTTGAGACTGGCATGGCTTCTGTATCAGATGGGACTGCACACCGCCTCGCACTCCCTGGTTCGGCGTCTGGTCACCGATCCCCCGCAGGGCTATCCCCCCGGCGGCGATCCCAACCGCTGCGCGGTGCTGCTCACCTGCCTTGGCCACCCTGACGAGGCACAGCGTCTACTGACCGGCAAGCACGATACGGACACGGCCCGGGACGCCGAGCCGGGCGCGGGCAGCGCTGCCACCCAAGCACACACGTCGCCGGCAGACACACCCCACACCGCTGCGAAGCCCACCGACCCCGGTCAACCGGACTGGGACGCCGTGCGGACCCTGGCCAACCTCGCCGCCATCAGTGCCGGCACGCGGCTGCCGCAGCGAGCGGCACACTGGCTGGCTCGGACCGACCGCCTCCTCGACACAGCCGACACCCTGCCCGTCGACATCCGCCAACTCCTGGCCGGCGTACGTGTCTTCCTGGCCCGCAGCACCCCATCCGGCCCGCCGCGTGACGCGGCCGCGACCGAGTTCAACCGTGCGTCACTGGCCGCCATCGCAGCGCTGGATCCCCGCGACCCGCAGGGTTACCTGCTCGTGGCCCAGCTCGCGCTGGCCGCCATCGAAGACGCCCGCGACAGCCAGGCCAGCGACCGCCTCGAGCACGCAGCGGGCGTACTGGAAGCAGCCAGTCAGCGGCTGTCCGCCATGCTCGGCGCCGACCATCCGCGGGCCCTGGTGGTGCAGGGCAAACTCGCCGCAGTCCACGTCGAATGCGCGCGGGCGGCCCAATCGCCGCTCCGGCTGCGCAAGGCCACCGCCCACCTGGCCTTCATCAGCACACGCCTCAACCGGCACGTGGGCGCGCGCCACCCCCAGGCACTCGCCGCGGCCGGCAACCTCGCCGTCGCCCGGCTCGAATGCGCACGCTCCGGCCACGACCGGACACAGGCCGACAACATCCTGCAGGACCTGTATCTGCAATGGCGCAGCCTGGCGACGCTGGTGGGAGACGACCACCCCGTCGTGCAATTGGCCCAGGCCTCGTACCAGGTCTGCCAGACCCTGACGGAGAAGATCACCGCGGGCCGGGCCGGTCTCGCCCTCTCCTCCCCTGCCGGATACACGCCCACCACCCGCGCAGCACTTCTCGCCCCCTCAGCCACCGCATCCTGGCCCGTCACCACCCCCTCACGCACTGCGCTGACCGCCTCGAGCGCCGCCACCCAGTTGCATCAGACCCCCACCCTGGCACCGCAGGTAGCGGTCAACGACATCGGTAACGAGGAAGCTTTCCTCGCCGCGATCGACGAGACGATCAAGTACTTCAACGACGGCGACATCGTCGACGGCGTCATCGTGAAGGTCGACCGGGACGAGGTCCTGCTCGACATCGGTTACAAGACCGAAGGTGTCATCCCGAGCCGCGAGCTCTCGATCAAGCACGACGTCGACCCGAACGAGGTCGTCGCCGTCGGTGACGAGATCGAGGCCCTGGTCCTCCAGAAGGAGGACAAGGAAGGCCGCCTGATCCTCTCGAAGAAGCGCGCCCAGTACGAGCGTGCCTGGGGCACCATCGAGAAGATCAAGGAAGAGGACGGCATCGTCACCGGTACCGTCATCGAGGTCGTCAAGGGTGGTCTCATCCTCGACATCGGCCTCCGTGGCTTCCTGCCGGCCTCCCTGGTGGAGATGCGCCGCGTCCGCGACCTCCAGCCCTATGTGGGCAAGGAGCTCGAGGCGAAGATCATCGAGCTGGACAAGAACCGCAACAACGTGGTCCTGTCCCGCCGTGCCTGGCTGGAGCAGACCCAGTCCGAGGTCCGCCAGACGTTCCTCACCACCCTGCAGAAGGGTCAGGTCCGCTCCGGCGTGGTCTCCTCGATCGTCAACTTCGGTGCCTTCGTGGACCTGGGTGGCGTCGACGGTCTGGTCCACGTCTCCGAGCTGTCCTGGAAGCACATCGACCACCCCTCCGAGGTGGTCGAGGTGGGCCAGGAGGTCACCGTCGAGGTCCTGGACGTCGACATGGACCGCGAGCGTGTCTCCCTGTCGCTGAAGGCGACCCAGGAAGACCCGTGGCAGCAGTTCGCCCGCACCCACCAGATCGGCCAGGTCGTGCCCGGCAAGGTCACCAAGCTGGTGCCGTTCGGTGCGTTCGTCCGCGTCGACGAGGGCATCGAGGGTCTGGTGCACATCTCCGAGCTGGCCGAGCGCCACGTGGAGATCCCGGAGCAGGTCGTCCAGGTCAACGACGAGATCTTCGTCAAGGTCATCGACATCGACCTCGAGCGCCGTCGTATCAGCCTCTCGCTGAAGCAGGCCAACGAGTCCTTCGGTGCCGACCCGGCCTCGGTCGAGTTCGACCCGACCCTGTACGGCATGGCCGCGTCGTACGACGACCAGGGCAACTACATCTACCCCGAGGGCTTCGACCCCGAGACCAACGACTGGCTCGAGGGCTACGAGAAGCAGCGCGAGGAGTGGGAGCGCCAGTACGCCGAGGCGCAGCAGCGCTTCGAGCAGCACCAGCAGCAGGTCATCAAGTCCCGCGAGGCCGACGCGGCGGCTGCCGCCGAGGGCGGCGACACCGCGGGTGCGGCTCCGGCCGCGGGTGGCGGTTCGTACTCCTCCGAGGGCGCCGACCAGTTCGGCGCGCTGGCCTCGGACGAGGCGCTTGCCGCGCTGCGCGAGAAGCTCGCCGGCGGCCAACGGTGAACTGCCACAACACTGCCCGATCTTGGCGGCTCATCCCAACTGCCGTGCTACGCGACGGAGTTGGAGTTCGGCGCGGTGGCCATGGTTGGGGCGGTCGAGGAGATGGCCGTTCCACCAGGCGTTGAGTCGGATGTGGTTGAGGGCGCCGGCGGTGTGGTCGAGGTGGGTCTTCGCGAGGCCGCGGTAGCGGGCTCGGGGCAGGCCGGTGGTGTGCGTGGCCTGGCGCTTGGTGCCCTCGGCGCCTGCGCGGAGCGCACAGTCGCGCGCTGCCGGGTCCCGTCCTGTCGCCGGGCGCAGGCTGTGCGGATGAGTCCAAGGCGGCGAAGGCGACGACGGTCCTTGGCTACGGCCTCCCGGACGACGTCGTTCCAGGTGGCGCTGATCTTCTCGGCCGGACAGACGACTCGCTCGCGATGCCAGTCGCTTCCGGCAGGAGGCTCCGGCTCCTGCCCCCTTCGGAGACCAGGTCCTGCACGTTGAGGAAGTCGGCCTGGCATTCGCACACTGCTTGCGAGTTCGACTCCGGCATGTCTGGAGCGGGCAGGTGAGTGTCCCGGTTCGGAGAGTGGTCCAGGAAGGCAACAGCAACGGCGGCGCAAGCGAGGCTGGTGATCAGCCTGACGGCGCGGTGCGGATGGTTTCCTCAGTCCGGACCTCCGACACCAGCTTGGCTGTTCAACGTGAGCAGGCGGAGGGGGTGATGCGGTTGCCGCCCCCCACCTCGACGTCCGAGGTCACCTCGCGCAGCCAGTCCGCCGCGCTCAGAGACTCCCCTATCAAACGGCCCCGGATACACCGCACCGGTACGCTCTCCGGCGATCCACAGCCGGTGCAGCCGCGAGGTCCGAGACCGGGCCGACGGTGTCACCAGCGGAACGCCATGACCGGCGAATACATCCCGCACGTCCCCCACCCGGATGCCCCCGGATGCCCCCTGCTCTGCCTGCGCCCACAGCCTCCGCAGACGCTGTCGTGCCCGGGCACTCACCGATCCGATCCGGATCCGCTCACCCCGGGCCGCGTCGGCATACTCCCGCTGCAGGTACTGACGCCGCTTCAACCGACTGCCACCCAGACCAGCTGCCAGTGCTACGACGACCCGTACCCGCTCAACGCAGTAGCCGAAGACCAGCGCCTGGCGGATCACCTCCTCGGCGACCGTCGCCCCGCCGTCATCACAAAGTAGTCGTGCTGCCGTACCCAATGGACTGTTCCCCGGCGCCTGCGAATCGGACGCCGCCGAACCTCGGACTCCTCCGAATCCAAGATCGAGCTCGCCGGCGACAGCAGCGACGCCTCCCCGCTCTCCACCAGGCCCTGATCGACGAGATCAGCCCCATTGACCGGCTCACACGCACCATTGATCAGCAGCAGAATGCGCACCCAACTCCCCTGCCGGCAACAGCACTTGCGCTCGACTGCCTGCTGAAAGGAGCGCGCTTGAGTGAGTGCTCCCGGCTACGTCATTCGGCGTGTTGCGGCCACATACCGCGCGGCGGGAGGCTGCCCCACACGCACGCCACGCAGTGCCTGGCGGAGGGGAGCGCTGTGAGTTACCAACTGAGCGGGCGTATCGAGGCATTACTGGGCCCGGACTGCCGTGAGGCGCCGCCCAGGACCACCGTACGGTTCTTCACGCCCAGACCGGGTGCGACCACGGCCTTCACCGTCCTGTCCAAGGCACAGGCTCAAGCACGTAAGCCCCGCTGGCTGGCCGATGCCGAGATCGACCACGATGGCCGCTTCACCGTCGACCTGCGCGCCGACGGCCGCCCCTACGAGGGAGGTCCGCTCGAGGTGGGCCTCCAGGTGACCGGCACGAAGCAGGGCCGTGGGAAGCCCCGCACGGTCGACTGCGCCCTGCTGGCCGTCACCCCTGACTGGCGCCCCGGCAACGTCGAGGGCGTTCAGGTGTGCGATTGGCAGTACGCTCTCCCGGCCCCTGCCTGGGCTCAGATACGCCAGCATCTCGGCGCCTACGTCCTCGTCGGCCTGCTCAGCACGCGCGACGGCATAGCCCCTCTGACCGGGGTGAGGGTGGCTGCCTTCGACGCCGACCTGGCCCAGGACGACCCCCTCGGCCAAGGGCACACGGATGCTGACGGCTGGTTCCGCATCGACTACCCGGCCG
It encodes:
- the rpsA gene encoding 30S ribosomal protein S1 gives rise to the protein MTASSAATQLHQTPTLAPQVAVNDIGNEEAFLAAIDETIKYFNDGDIVDGVIVKVDRDEVLLDIGYKTEGVIPSRELSIKHDVDPNEVVAVGDEIEALVLQKEDKEGRLILSKKRAQYERAWGTIEKIKEEDGIVTGTVIEVVKGGLILDIGLRGFLPASLVEMRRVRDLQPYVGKELEAKIIELDKNRNNVVLSRRAWLEQTQSEVRQTFLTTLQKGQVRSGVVSSIVNFGAFVDLGGVDGLVHVSELSWKHIDHPSEVVEVGQEVTVEVLDVDMDRERVSLSLKATQEDPWQQFARTHQIGQVVPGKVTKLVPFGAFVRVDEGIEGLVHISELAERHVEIPEQVVQVNDEIFVKVIDIDLERRRISLSLKQANESFGADPASVEFDPTLYGMAASYDDQGNYIYPEGFDPETNDWLEGYEKQREEWERQYAEAQQRFEQHQQQVIKSREADAAAAAEGGDTAGAAPAAGGGSYSSEGADQFGALASDEALAALREKLAGGQR